From the genome of Longispora fulva:
ACCAAGAGAATCCTCCCCCTCGCCCTCGGGGTCGCCCTCGTCGGCGGCCTGATCGCCGGGGTCGCCGGCACCTCCTTCGCCCAGGGCGACTCGACGGCCCTCTCCGCGAGCCACAGCGAGAGCGTCGCCGACCTGACCGCCGACGCGGAGACCGACCGGATCGCGGCCGAGGCGCTCGCCGCCGCCAAGCCGGTGCCGTGCCCCGCCAGGACCACGGCGAAGATGTGCACGCTGTACCGGGCGGCGCTGACCGCGTCCACGGCCGGCAAATACAAGTGGGACAGCATCGGGTGCTACCGGCAGGACCGACTGCCGTACCACCCGGAGGGCCGGGCGTGTGACCTCGTGTACGGCACCATCGGCAGGCGGGCCGCCGGGGACAACCTCTCCGACGGGACGGCCATGAAGAACTGGCTGGTGAAGAACCACACGAAGTACAAGATCGACCACATCATCTGGCGGGGCGTCATCTACTCGCCCAACGGCAACTGGAAGGGCCACCCGCAGCCGAACTGCAACTCCGGCAAGATCACGGAGTGCCACTACGACCACGTGCACGTGGCGGTGGTCCGCTAGCCGGATCCGAGCGCGGGCGCCGGGTTCCCCGGCGCCCGCGCTGACGTCGCCGGAGGCCACAGTGGATCCCCTGTGAACACGCCGTTCTGGCGAGGCCATTTCAGATAGTGCGACAAACGGGCGCCTGGGTCCAGTGACCAACATTCACTCAACAAGTGACCACTATTCGCGGCCCAGTGACGAGAGTGGAATGGAGAGCAGAGAGGAACCCACATGGACAGCACCACAAAAGTGCCAGTCGGCGGACACCTGCTCCGAGAACTGCTCTGGTGCGGGGCCGTCTGCCACAAGCCGATGTTCGCGGCCGTGCTCGACGGCACGGCCATCTACCACTGTTCCTGCCTCATCGTGGACGCCGAGGCGGTGGACGCGCACGCGTGGCGCCAGTTCGAGCGGGACCATGAATGGCTCGCCGGCGCCGTTCCGCCGCACTGCCGGGGCCACGTGCTCGGGCACGCCACGGGCGCGGTCACTTATCGACCGGTACCCGGTGGCGGATTCGTTCTTTCTTTCGAATCGCGGAACTAGAGACCCGCGTATCCGGCGAGCAGGATGTCGACCGCCTCGGCGAAGCGGTGGTCGAAGTCGAGCCCGACCCCGGTGGTCAGCACCTCGGCGAGATTCGGAAAGGCGCCCAGGTCCCGCCCGTCCAGGTCCGGCTCGCTGCCCTCGTGACCGGGCGTCCGGCCGACCTCGGCGAGCGTGAGGCCGATGGTGAGGGTCGCCAGCACGTTGAGCATGTCCATGGCCCGCCCGAGGGGCAGCCCTGCCGCCCGGAGCCCGCCCAACCAGCCGTCGAGCACGCGTAGACCGTCGGGCGAGTTCAGCGGCCGGGTCGCGGCCAGCGGGAGGATTCCGGGATGGGCGAGCAGGACTGAGCGGAAGCCGTGGGTGAACCGGCGCAGCCAGGGCACCCAGGAATCGTCCTCCGCCGGTGGCGGGCCGGTGAAGGCGAGTTCGAGCGTCCGGTCCACGAGCCCGTCGAGCAGGGCTTCCTTGTTCGGGAAGTAGTGGTAGATGGTCATCGCCTCGACGCCCAGCTCCGCGCCGAGTTTGCGCATGGACAGCGCCGCCAGGCCGTGGCCGTCCACATAGCCCAGCGCGGCGTCGAGGATTCGCTCCCGGGTCAGGCCCTTCTTCACACCGTTACCCCCTTGACTCACCCTTACAGCGTAAGTGAGACTACCTCAGCACACGGCCTTACACCGTAAGATGGAGTCTCCGATGCTGACGACCGCACTGTTCCTGATCCTCGCCGCAGTGGCCTACTTCCTGGTCACCACCCTGGTCGACCTGTATCCGCTCAACAACGTGCGCGGCGCGCGGCGCTCCGAACGGCTTGCCGAGGTGAAGATCAACGCCCCGGTGATGGCACTGCCGGCGCTGTTGCTCGCCGGGGCTGCCGCCTTCCGGCTGCCCTTTCTGGGGTACGCGGCCGGCGCCGTCGAATCCCTCGTCGTCCTCGGCGGCCTGCTGCTGTGGTGGCTGCCCTACCTGGCCGGGATCACCGTGCCGTGGGCGACCACGTCCGCCGAGGTCACCTGGGCCGACCTGCACAGCCGCACCTACGCCCGGACCCTGATCGTCCTGCCGCGGCTGGGCGACCGGCCCCGGCCCAACGTCGAACACATGATCCTGCACGCGCTGATCCTCGCCGCGGCCGTCTGCACGTTCGCGGCGACGGCGGCGCTCTGAGCCCGGCGGCGGTCCGGCCGCTGCCGGTCCGCCGCCCCGCGCGGTGCTACCTGGCGATGTCCGTCCGGTGCTGTTCCCCGTCGAAGCGCACCTTTTCCACCAGCTGGTACGCCGCCGCCCGGGCTCCGGCCACCGAGTCGGCGACCGCCGTGCAGCACAGCACCCGGCCACCGGCCGTGACGAGCGCGCCGTCCGCGCGCAGTGCCGTGCCGGCGTGGATGACGCCCGGGGCCTCGGCGCCGGTGATGACGTCCCCGGACCGCGACGAGGCCGGGTAGCCGGCCGACGCCATGACGACCGCCACCGCGCCGCCGTCCCGCCACTCCAGCGGCGGGTGCTCGGCGAGGGTGCCGGTCGCGGCGGCGGTCAGCAGCCCACCGAGCCCCGTCCGGAGCAGCGGCAGCACGACCTGGGTCTCCGGGTCGCCGAACCGCACGTTGAACTCGATCACCTTCGGGCCCTTGGCCGTCAGGGCGAGACCGACGAACAGGAGCCCCTGGAAGGGGGTACCCCGATCCGCCATCTCCCGGAGCACCGGCCCCACCACCTGCGACATCACGGTCGGCACCAGATCGGCGGGCGCCCAGGTCAGCGGGGCGTACGCGCCCATCCCGCCGGTGTTCGGCCCCGTGTCGCCGTCGCCGATCCGCTTGAAGTCCTGCGCGGGGAGCAGCGGCACACCGGTCAGCCCGTGGCACACCACGAACAGCGAGACCTCCGGCCCGTCCAGGTACTCCTCGATCACCACCCGGCCACAGGCCGCGGCGTGCGCGAGGGCCGCGTCCCGGTCATCGGTGACCACGACGCCCTTGCCGGCGGCCAGCGCGTCATCCTTGACCACGTACGTCGGGCCGAACTCGTCGAGCGCGGCGGCGGCCTGCTCGGGGGTGTCACACGTGTACGACCGCGCGGTCGGCACCCCGGCGGCGGCCATCACGCCCTTGGAGAAGTCCTTGGAGCCCTCCAGCCGGGCGGCCTCGATCGACGGCCCGAAGCAGGCGACCCCGGCGGCGCGGACCGCGTCGGCGACCCCGGCGACCAGCGGCGCCTCGGGGCCGACGATGACCAGGTCGGCGGCGGTGTCCACAGCCAGGGCCGCGACGGCCCCCGGGTCCATCGGGTCGACGGCGCGCAGCTCGGCGAGCGGGGCCATCCCGGGGTTGCCGGGGGCCGCCAGGACGTGGCTGACGGCTGGGTCGAGGGACAGGGCGGTGACCAGGGCATGCTCGCGTCCCCCGGTGCCGATCACAAGTACGCGCACAAGTCGGTAGCCTATGCGGTATCACGGCGATACCATCGAGGGCATGGCCATGACTCTCCGCCTCAGCGAATCCCAGAGCGCCGCGCTCCGGCAGCGCGCCGAGCTCGAGGGCCGCAGCATGCAACAGGTCGCCCTCGACGCCATCGAGGAGTATCTCGTCCGCGCCGCCGACGACGCCACCACCGACGAGCTGGCCGCCCGGGGCGCGCACCGGTTCGCCGAGCTGCTGCGACGGCTCGGGGAGTGACCAGCTACCTGACGCTGGAGCAGACCCTCCGGATCGCCCGCGCTGCCGTCGGCGGCCCCGTGGGAATGCGCGACCTGGGGCTGCTCGACGCGGCTGTGCACCGGCCGCAGGCGACGGTCTTCGGGCAGGACGCGTATCCGACCCTGTTCACCAAGGCCGCCGCGCTGCTGCACTCGATCGCGACGAGCCACCCGCTGGTCGACGGCAACAAACGCCTGGCCTGGTTGGCGACGTACGTGTTCTGCGCCAAGAACGGCGTCGAGCTGGACCCGACCGACGACGGGGCGTACGCGCTGGTGACGGACGTGGCCTCGGGCCGGGTCAACGAGGTGGCGGCGATCGCGGCGACGTTGGAGTCGTTCATCCGCCGATGACGGGCCGGGGCCTCGCCAGGGTCCCGACCCGGTCCCGACGTCAGCGGCGCGGGATCAGCTCGTGGATGACGACGTTCTCGTCCCGGCCGGGGCCGACGCCCACGATGCTCACCTTGGTGCCGCACAGCTCCTCGATGCGCTTGATGTAGTTCTGCGCGTTGACCGGCAGGTCCGAGAACACCCGCGCCTTGGAGATGTCCTCGTCCCAACCGGGCAGGTACTCGTACACCGGCGTCGCGTGGTGGAAGTCCGTCTGGGTCATCGGGATGTCGTGGTGGCGCACCCCGTCGACGTCGTAGGCCACGCAGATCGGCACCTGTTCGATCCCGGACAGGATGTCGAGCTTGGTGACGACGAGGTCGGTGATGCCGTTGAGCCGGGTCGCGTACCGGCCGATGACGGCGTCGAACCAGCCGGTGCGGCGTTCGCGGCCGGTCGTCGTGCCGTACTCGCCACCCGTCTTGCGGATGTGCTCGCCCATCTCGTCATGCAGCTCGGTCGGGAAGGGCCCGGAGCCCACCCGCGTGGTGTACGCCTTGGTCACGCCGATCACCTGGGTGATCCGGGTGGGCGGCACGCCGGCCCCGACGCAGGCCCCGGCGGAGATCGGGTTCGACGAGGTGACGAACGGGTAGGTGCCGTGGTCCATGTCGAGCATCGTGGCCTGCGCGCCCTCGAACAGGACGATGTCGCCCCGGTCGAGCGCGTCCCAGATCAGGGTGCGGGTGTCGACGATGAAGGGCGCGATCCGCTCCGCGTAGCCGAGGTACTCCTCGAGGACCGACTCCAGGTCGATCGCCTTGCGGTTGTACACCTTGGTGAGGATCTGGTTCTTCTCGCGCAGCGCCAGCTCGAGCTTCTTGCGCAGGATGCCCGGGTCGAGCAGGTCCTGGGCGCGGATGCCCATCCGGGCGACCTTGTCGCCGTAGGAGGGGCCGATGCCCCGGCCGGTGGTGCCGATCTTGGCGGAGCCGAGGTAGCGCTCGACGACCCGGTCCAGCGCGCGGTGGTGCGGCATGACCAGGTGCGCGTCGCCGGAGATCCGGAGCCGGGGCGTGACGTCCATGCCGCGCTCGGCCAGGCCGTCGATCTCGGCGAGCAGGACCTTCGGGTCGATGACGACGCCGTTGCCGATCACGATGATCGCGGTGGGGGAGAGCGCGCCCGACGGCAGCAGGTGCAGCGCGTACTTCTGGCCGTCCGGGGTCACCACGGTGTGACCGGCGTTGTTGCCGCCCGAGTAGCGCACGACGTAGTCGGTCTGACCGCCGAGCATGTCGGTGATCTTTCCCTTGCCTTCATCGCCCCACTGCGCGCCAATAAGAATAATTGCTGACATATGTCCGCCCCTAACCCGCGCCGCAGCCTAACCGATGCGGATGAAAGGCTAACCCACGAACTGACGAAGGGGGTCCCGGTGAGCGAGGTCATCATCCTCACGTTGGGTGACGGTGCAGGCGGCTGCTGCGATGACGGCGGGTGTGGGACGCGTACTCCCGTGCTGCACTGCCGCGACGCGCTGGTCGCCGCGGGCGCTGAGGTGACGCTTGTCACGGCGAACTCCGACGCGGAGATCGACGCCGTACTGGAGTCGAACAAACGGCTGGTCGTCGCGGCGAGCACCGACGGGGAGCTGCGGGCGGTGCTCCGCCGGCTCGTGAAGCGCTACGCCCCGGCCCCGGGGAAGCGCACCGCCGACCTGCCGGCCGACCGGACGGTCCCGGACCTGCCCCCGGTCGGCATCCTCCCGCTGGACGCCTCACCCCTGGTGACGCTCCTGGATCTCCCCAAGGACCCGGCGGCGGTCGCGGCGGCGGTCGTGGCCGGCGCGTTCCGCCGGCTGGACCTGCTGCGCACCGACGCCGGCTCGGTGACCCTGAACGGGGCCCTGCTCGGTACCACCGACGAGAGCGGCCGGGCCGTGACCTGGCAGGCGGGCGTCGAGGTGGACGACACGGTGCTCAGCGACGGCACGGAGCCGATACTGGCGGTGGCGATCGCGAACGGCTCGGGCTACGCCACCTTCGACGGCCTGCCCCTCGCCCCGGGCGCGGTCCCCGACGACGGCCTGGTCGACGTGGCCGTCGCCGTGAGCATGGTCTCCCGGGGCCTACTCGGAAAGACCAGGGCCCGCATCGAGGTACGCCGCGCCCGCGGCCGGGCTGTGGGCATCACCCCGAAGGCCGACGGCCTGCCGTACCTGGACGACGGAGTAGAGGGAACCATCCCGAAGCGGCGCAACTGGTGGATCGAACGCGCCGCCTGGGCGGTGTATGTGGGGACCCGCTGAGAACGAATCTGGACTGCACATCCTGGAGAGCCGCAGGGCCCGCCCTAGCGGCCCTCCGCGATGCTTGCCAGATTCGCCCTCAGCGGGCCACTTCGCCTTAGATCAAGAGCGAAGAGCATTTTGTGTTACACGCAGGGTGTGACCGGCGCGCGTCAGCACATCAGCCGGTGAGGGCATCCCCAGCCGCGGGATCACAATCACGGAGGAACTGGGCACAGCGTGCCGCCTCGTCCGACTCGCCGATCGCGTCAGCCGCCCGGCCCAGGGCGTGCAGGGCGCGCAGGAAGCCCTGGTTGGGCTCGTGGTTCCACGGCACCGGGCCGTGCCCCTTCCAGCCGGCGCGCCGGAGCTGGTCGAGGCCGCGGTGGTAGCCGGTGCGGGCGAAGGCGTAGGACGTGACGACCTCGCCGGCCTGGTAGGCACGGTCGGCGAGCGCCGCCCAGGCGGCACTCGACGTCGGGTACTGCGCGGCGACGGTCGACGGGTCCTCACCGGCGGCCAGCGCGGCGGCCGGGCCGGTCTCGATGTCGAGCAGGGTTTCCGGCACTCCGGGCATCAGATTCTTCATCGCACCATTGTCTGGTAGGAAACTACGGACTCTTAACCGAACGGTTGAGACGTGCATCACGCGGACGGCCAGTAAAAGGTGAGCGTCCGGCCGGTAACGCCCAACCGGCCCGGGGCGATACAAATATAACTCCGGAGCCTCCCCAGGACCGGTAACGCAGCCCGGCGTTCCGACAGTGACGCCGGGCTGTTCCCTGTCCGGGCCCGGCGCTACGCCCCGGTGATGATCGCCAATGCCTCGTCGATGTCGTCCGTGACCAGGACAAGGTGCGACCGGTCCCCGCCCGGAGTGCCCGTGAGCAGGGTGCGGAGCAGCGCCGGGGCCGGCACGTCCTCGGTCCAGTAGCGCGTGCCGAGGAACACGAACGGGCCACTGGGGCCGTCGGTGGCATAGAAGGTCTTCGTCGCGGCCTGGAAGACCTCCTGCACCGTGCCGGCCTTACCCTCCGCGAACACGATTCCGCCCCGGGCGAGTCGGAGAATGATGTCCTCGCGCAACGCGTTGCTGAAATACTTGGCGATCTTGGCGGCGAAGAGATTCGCTGGTTCGTGGCCGTACAACCAGGTGGGAATGGCCAGTCCGCCACCGTCCGACGGAAATTCCGCGCGAAGATCCAGAGCCTTTTTCGTGTACCGGTCGTGATCCCGGAAATCCGGTGCCGTCGCCAACTCGTCCACGGCGGCCGACAGCGCCGCCCCGTCCGGCAGGTACGCGCCCAGGTTGGCCGCCTCCATCACCCCGGGGCCGCCACCGGTGACCACGAGCGCGCCCTGGCGGGTGAGCCGGTGGCTGATCTCGGCGGCCTGCCGGTACCCCCGTGATCCGCGCGGCTCGGCGTGCCCGCCCATGATGCCCACCACGGGGCCGCCCGGCCGCAGGTGGCGCCACTCGGCCATGGCCTCCTCGAGCGCGTCGTCGATGCCGGCGTCGTGCAGCCGCTGGGCGATCGCCGTGCGCACGTCGGGGGTCGCGCCGCCCTGCTTGACGAAGTGCCGGTAGACGACGGTGTCGTACATGCCCTCGAAGCCGTCCTGGGCGAACCCCGCCGCGAGGTCCTCGGCCGTGTACAGCCCCGACGGGTGGGTGGAGAACGGCGCGTCCGGGAACGGCGGGATGACCGCCGCGCCCCGGCGGACCATCTCGGCGGCGATCTCGCGGTCCCGGAAGTGGCAGCCGACGAACAGGGTGTCGGCGAGGGCCACGCCGGACAGGTCGACGCCCGACAGGTCCAGGCCCTGCAGGGTCAGGCCGGACAGGCTGCCGTGCTCGACGTACGGGGCGAGCTCGGCGAGGGACTCGATCTCATCGGGGCTGTAGGCCATGCCCACCATCATCCACGGCGGACGGTGCCCCGGCGCGGGTCAGCCCTCGTAGTCCTCACCGGCGTCGGGGATGAGTTGGGCCTGCTCGATCGCGTCGGCCTCGGGGGTCTCGATCCCGATCACCGGCTCCTCCTCGGGCAGCGTCTCCGCCTCGAGGGACTCCTCCAGCACGTCGGACTCCTCCTGCGCGTCGAGATCCGAGATTTCGTCACGGGCCATATGCCCACAGTACGGGCCGAGCGCGACGGCGGGGTGGCACTGCGGAATACTCCGGGTGGAGGGACAGCGCGGTCTCGCGTTTCGATCTAGACAAAAGGAGCAGTAATGCCCATCGCTTCTCCCGAGGTGTACGCCGACATGCTCGACCGCGCCAAGGCCGGCGCGTTCGCGTACCCAGCGATCAACGTGAGCTCCTCGCAGACCCTCAACGCCGCGCTCCGGGGCTTCGCCGAGGCCGAGTCCGACGGCATCATCCAGGTGTCCACCGGCGGGGCGGAGTACCTGTCCGGCCCGACGGTCAAGGACATGGTCACCGGCAGCGTCGCTTTCGCCGCGTACGCGCACGAGGTGGCCAAGAACTTCGGCGTGAACATCGCGCTGCACACCGACCACTGCCCGAAGGACAAGCTGGCCGGCTTCGTCCGCCCGCTGCTGGCGATCTCCGCCGAGCGCGTCGCCCGGGGCGAGAACCCGCTGTTCCAGTCGCACATGTGGGACGGCTCGGCCGTGCCGCTGGACGAGAACCTGCAGATCGCCCAGGAGCTGCTGGCCCAGGCCGCCGCCGCCCGGATCATCCTCGAGGTCGAGATCGGCGTCGTCGGCGGCGAGGAGGACGGCGTCGTCGGGGCGATCGACGAGAAGCTGTACACCTCGGTCGAGGACGGGCTGGCCACGGCCGCGGCGCTGGGCGTCGGCGAGAAGGGCCGCTACATGGCCGCGCTGACCTTCGGCAACGTGCACGGCGTGTACAAGCCGGGCAACGTGAAGCTGCGGCCGGAGATCCTGAAGGAGATCCAGGACGCGGTCGGCGCGAAGTACGGCAAGGACAAGCCCTTCGACCTGGTGTTCCACGGCGGTTCGGGCTCGCTGCTCTCCGAGATCCGCGACGCGCTCGACCACGGCGTGGTGAAGATGAACATCGACACCGACACCCAGTACGCGTTCAGCCGCCCGGTCGCCGCGCACATGTTCCAGAACTACGACGGCGTGCTGAAGGTCGACGGCGAGGTCGGCAACAAGAAGCAGTACGACCCGCGGGCCTGGGGCAAGGCCGCCGAGGGTGGCATGGCCGCCCGGGTCGTCGAGGCGTGCGAGCACCTGCGCTCGACGGGGACCACGTCCTCGAAGTAGCACTCTTCCGCAAGGGGGCGCCGGTCGGCTGACCGGCGCCTTTTCGCGTCCCGGCGCGGTATCCGGGCTGGCCGGGTGCGGTCGGGACAGGCTCGGCCGGGCGGACGCCTGGCGTGACGGCCCGGCTGGCGCTGGGCTGGGTGGCAGGTCAATCGACACCTCCCAGGGAGTACCCGATGAAGGTTCTGCAGAAGTTCGCCCCCGTCGCCGCCGCACTGGCCCTCGCCGCCGGCCTGGTCGCCGGGATCGCCGGCGCCGCCAACGCCGCGGACGCCGGCTACCCGGACAAGGCCCCGGTGGCCGAGTCGCTCACCGAGGAGAGCTTCGACGCGGTGGCGGCCGAGGCGTCCAGCGCGGCGTCGGCGTTCGCGAAGAAGGCCGGCAAGGCCGGTCAGGCCGGCGACCGCGCCTACGGCGTACCGGCATCGGTCACCGCCGCGCAGGCCATCCTCGAGTCCGGCTGGGGCAGGAGCACCCTGGCCAGCAAGTCGAACAACTACTTCGGCATCAAGTGCGTGAACAAGAAGCCGGGCCCGATCGCGAAGAGCTGCAAGGCGTACAGGACGAAGGAGTACGTCAACGGCAAACCCGTCTATGTCACCGCCTACTTCCGGGTGTACGCGAACATGTCCGACTCGTTCAAGGACCACGCGCTGTTCCTGAAGTCCAACAGCCGTTACAAGGCGTGCTTCGATGTGAAGGACAACTCCTCGAAGTTCGCCCAGTGCCTGCAGAGCAAGGGCTACGCCACCGACCCGAACTACGCGAAGACCCTGATCAGCCTCATGAAGACCTACAAGCTCACCCAGTACGACGTGCGCTGACGGTCACGGTGTGACGGGTGTCGCACGCGCCCGCGAGTTCTTCTCACGCCCCGGGTAACCTCGGGGCGTGAACCTCGCAGACAAGACTCAGGCCGCCCTCGACGGCCTCGGATTCAACCCGCTCAACGCGAAGGACTGGCTTCAGGCCATGGGCCCGTTCGCCATGATCGGCGTCTGGTTCATCATGTTCGCCGAAACCGGCCTCCTGGTCGGATTCTTCCTGCCGGGTGACTCGCTGCTGTTCCTGGCCGGGGTCGCCTCCTCCGACGTGGCGCTCGAGATCGTCGGCACCAAGATCTCACTGGTCGGGCTGCTGATCGGCGCGCCGATCGCCGCGATCGTCGGCGCGCAGCTCGGCCACCACCTGGGCGCGAGGTACGGGCGGAAGCTGTTCGAGAACCAGAAGTCCCGGCTGTTCCAGAAGCTGTTCAAGCCGGAGTACATCGAGAAGGCCGAGCACTACTTCACGAAGTTCGGCCCGAGCAAGGCCGTGGTGCTGGCCCGGTTCATCCCCATCGTGCGCACCGTGCTGAACCCGGTGGCCGGGATGCTGGGCATGCCGGCCCGGCAGTTCTTCGTGTGGAACGTGCTCGGCGGCGTGCTCTGGACCGACGGGATCATCCTCGGCGGCCACTTCCTCGCCAAGCAGATCCTCGACAGCATCGGCGTCGAGAATGTCGACAAGTACATCCTGCCGTTCATCTTGGTGATCGTGTTGATCTCGATGATTCCGATCTTCATCGAGATCATCCGGAACCTGCGCGAGCGCAAGCGCGCCAAGGCGAATATCGGCTGAACGCACAAAAGAAGGAGGCACCCGATCCGGGTGCCTCCTTCTTTTGTTTGTTACTAGCGGGTCTTGCGGCCACCACGCTTGCGCGGCGGGGTCAGCAGCTCGGCGACAGCGCCGATCGCGGACGGCACCAGGCGGTAGAAGGCCCACACGCCGCGCTTCTCGCGCTCGAGGAGCTGGGCCTCCGTGAGGATGCGCAGGTGGTGGGAGACGGTCGGCTGGCTCAGCCCCAGGGGCGCGGTCAGGTCGCACACGCACGCCTCACCGTCCGGGGACGACTGGATCAGGCTCAGCAGGCGAAGCCGAGCCGGGTCGGCGAGCGCCTTCAGCACGCCAGCAAGGCGCTCGGCATCCGCACGCTCCAGAGGCTCGCCGGTGAGCGGCGACAGGTTGGGCATCATTTTCTCGGCCACGGCGGCACCCACGTGCTTCATCCTTCCAACACTACTATCGATTTGAATAGATATTCACAAATCCAGATCAGCGGCTTCTCGTTAGAGAATGCCACGCGGAGCGGTCATCGACCCTGTGTGTCGCCTCACGCTCATCTAGAGAGCTAACGACTGTCGGCCGATAGGTTGACGGCCTACTCACAGGAAACATCGTAAACCACCGATCTGGGTCAAGCCTATCCGGATCAGGACAACCCTAGATCTTTCAGGGTGTACGCGGCGCGACAGTCCAGCCCAGCGGCCCGGATCGTGTCCCCGGCACCGCGGTCCACAATCAAGGCCACCCCGGCCACGACCCCACCGGCCTCGCGGACACCCTCCACCGCGGTCAGCGGGCTACCGCCGGTCGTCGAGACGTCCTCGACCACCAGCACCCGTTTCCCGGTGACGCTCGGACCCTCGATGCGCTGCTGCATACCGTGCGCCTTCGCGGCCTTGCGGACCACGAACGCGTCGATCGGCCGGCCGGGCGCGTGCATGACCGCGCCGGCCACCGGGTCGGCGCCCAGGGTCAGGCCACCGACGGCGGCGTAGTCCCAGTCGGACGTCAGATCGCGCAGCACGCGACCCACCAGCGGGGCGGCGGCGTGGTGCAGGGAGATGCGGCGCAGGTCCAGGTAGTAGTCGGCCTCCAGACCGGAGGAGAGCACCACCTTGCCGTGCACGACGGCCAATTCCTTGATCAGCTGAAGCAGGTCGTCACGGTCGGTCATAGTGATGAGCTTACGTACCTGCGTCGCGCGACTTTCCCCGGGTGTCCCCTGCCAGGCGATACATCAGGGTCGACGGCAAGTGTCGCAGCAGGAACACCGACACCTTGTACTTCACGCTCGGTATCGACACCAGCTTCCCGCGCCGGAAGTCCCGCAGTCCGTCGCGGACAACCTGCTCCGCCGAGAGCCATGACCACGACGGCTGGCCCTTCTTCGAGATGCCCGCCCGGTCGTGGAACTCGGTGTGGGTGAAACCGGGGCACAACGACATGACGTGGACCCCGCGCTTGCGCACCGACAACGCGATCGACTGGCTGAAGTTGGTGACCCACGCCTTCGACGACGAGTACGTCGAGCCGGGGGACAGCACGCCGAAACCCGCCACCGACGACACGTTGATGACCCCGCCCGAGCCCTGGGCGACCATGTGCGGCAACGCCGCGTGCGTCAGACGGAGCACCGCCTCGACGTTCAGCCGGAGCATCCGGCGCTCGTCGGCGTAGTCCACCTTGACGAAGGACGTGTTCAGGCCGATGCCGGCATTGTTGACCAGCAGGTCGACGCCTTCGGCGAGCCGGTCGGCCACGGTGGAACAACCGGCCTCCTCCGCCAGATCCGCCGGCAGCACCTCGACGACTCTGCCGTGCTCCGTGCGGAGCCCCTCGGCGAAGGACTCCAGCCGGGCCGCGTCGCGGGCCACGAGCACCAGGTCGTAGCCGTCGTGGGCGAGCTGGCGCGCGAACTCCGCGCCGATGCCGGCGGTCGCGCCGGTGATGAGAGCGGTGGGCACGCTGCTCAACGTAGCGTGCCCACCGTCGTTTGTCTTAGAACTGCTCCGTCGGGGGAATCCACTCCGCGACCGGCTTCTTGAAGTACGCGTTCGCGGCCGGCAGGGCCAGCATGATGATCGCCGCGAGCAGCGAGATCGCGATGAGCGCCTGGACGGTGACGCTCACCGGCACCAGCCAACCGGGCTGGGCGTCGAGCATCTTCGTGTAGGCGTCACGCTGGGCGCCCTCGGGGATCGAGTCCTTCAGGGCGCCCTGCAGGCCCACCGAACCGGCGCCGCAGACGCAGCACAGCGAGGCGATACCGGCGAACACCCAGGTCAGGATGCGGGCGACCTGCTTGCCCTGCGAGGTGTAGAACGCCAGCGCGACGAAGCCGAGCGCGATGACGGCGTTGATGACGACGCCGACGACGCCGCCGATCTGCTGGAAGTTCTTCATGGGGCCGCCGCCGCCGGGCATCGACTTG
Proteins encoded in this window:
- a CDS encoding TetR/AcrR family transcriptional regulator, which translates into the protein MSQGGNGVKKGLTRERILDAALGYVDGHGLAALSMRKLGAELGVEAMTIYHYFPNKEALLDGLVDRTLELAFTGPPPAEDDSWVPWLRRFTHGFRSVLLAHPGILPLAATRPLNSPDGLRVLDGWLGGLRAAGLPLGRAMDMLNVLATLTIGLTLAEVGRTPGHEGSEPDLDGRDLGAFPNLAEVLTTGVGLDFDHRFAEAVDILLAGYAGL
- the purD gene encoding phosphoribosylamine--glycine ligase; the protein is MRVLVIGTGGREHALVTALSLDPAVSHVLAAPGNPGMAPLAELRAVDPMDPGAVAALAVDTAADLVIVGPEAPLVAGVADAVRAAGVACFGPSIEAARLEGSKDFSKGVMAAAGVPTARSYTCDTPEQAAAALDEFGPTYVVKDDALAAGKGVVVTDDRDAALAHAAACGRVVIEEYLDGPEVSLFVVCHGLTGVPLLPAQDFKRIGDGDTGPNTGGMGAYAPLTWAPADLVPTVMSQVVGPVLREMADRGTPFQGLLFVGLALTAKGPKVIEFNVRFGDPETQVVLPLLRTGLGGLLTAAATGTLAEHPPLEWRDGGAVAVVMASAGYPASSRSGDVITGAEAPGVIHAGTALRADGALVTAGGRVLCCTAVADSVAGARAAAYQLVEKVRFDGEQHRTDIAR
- a CDS encoding ribbon-helix-helix protein, CopG family; its protein translation is MAMTLRLSESQSAALRQRAELEGRSMQQVALDAIEEYLVRAADDATTDELAARGAHRFAELLRRLGE
- a CDS encoding type II toxin-antitoxin system death-on-curing family toxin, encoding MTSYLTLEQTLRIARAAVGGPVGMRDLGLLDAAVHRPQATVFGQDAYPTLFTKAAALLHSIATSHPLVDGNKRLAWLATYVFCAKNGVELDPTDDGAYALVTDVASGRVNEVAAIAATLESFIRR
- a CDS encoding adenylosuccinate synthase, yielding MSAIILIGAQWGDEGKGKITDMLGGQTDYVVRYSGGNNAGHTVVTPDGQKYALHLLPSGALSPTAIIVIGNGVVIDPKVLLAEIDGLAERGMDVTPRLRISGDAHLVMPHHRALDRVVERYLGSAKIGTTGRGIGPSYGDKVARMGIRAQDLLDPGILRKKLELALREKNQILTKVYNRKAIDLESVLEEYLGYAERIAPFIVDTRTLIWDALDRGDIVLFEGAQATMLDMDHGTYPFVTSSNPISAGACVGAGVPPTRITQVIGVTKAYTTRVGSGPFPTELHDEMGEHIRKTGGEYGTTTGRERRTGWFDAVIGRYATRLNGITDLVVTKLDILSGIEQVPICVAYDVDGVRHHDIPMTQTDFHHATPVYEYLPGWDEDISKARVFSDLPVNAQNYIKRIEELCGTKVSIVGVGPGRDENVVIHELIPRR
- a CDS encoding DUF3151 domain-containing protein; translated protein: MKNLMPGVPETLLDIETGPAAALAAGEDPSTVAAQYPTSSAAWAALADRAYQAGEVVTSYAFARTGYHRGLDQLRRAGWKGHGPVPWNHEPNQGFLRALHALGRAADAIGESDEAARCAQFLRDCDPAAGDALTG
- a CDS encoding LOG family protein — translated: MAYSPDEIESLAELAPYVEHGSLSGLTLQGLDLSGVDLSGVALADTLFVGCHFRDREIAAEMVRRGAAVIPPFPDAPFSTHPSGLYTAEDLAAGFAQDGFEGMYDTVVYRHFVKQGGATPDVRTAIAQRLHDAGIDDALEEAMAEWRHLRPGGPVVGIMGGHAEPRGSRGYRQAAEISHRLTRQGALVVTGGGPGVMEAANLGAYLPDGAALSAAVDELATAPDFRDHDRYTKKALDLRAEFPSDGGGLAIPTWLYGHEPANLFAAKIAKYFSNALREDIILRLARGGIVFAEGKAGTVQEVFQAATKTFYATDGPSGPFVFLGTRYWTEDVPAPALLRTLLTGTPGGDRSHLVLVTDDIDEALAIITGA